From Drosophila yakuba strain Tai18E2 chromosome 2L, Prin_Dyak_Tai18E2_2.1, whole genome shotgun sequence, one genomic window encodes:
- the LOC6528099 gene encoding uncharacterized protein LOC6528099 isoform X2 — MLARSSVLSSQLLLTLSAVLSHYFCGVLIMRTAMEDPHLASINSTIEYLEHPHFAYCKQKSIAALITGTMYLMHMFHVFDLLMRMEPGDWKRQATGRTYFEGTESGSTGLFVLSKPVDDFLCKCCSCYYKLASSQTLYFRPNADVEQPHFVARMWQFLGDARKKFFSLHQIESEESFLSTPTITTSESDSTPVVTEYSPSMEEEPNKPRRSASAWRGSSDSSSLWAKIEDRSTVSLASNRSSQSSEATVKPSAMDRRLTRRSTLWGDTERREKSEILLVEQGSSYSRIRTLSNAELLHKPSDAGQKEQPVPDAPNPKITNGEATGSDIKSSSKHETGQT; from the coding sequence ATGCTGGCTAGGAGTTCGGTGCTCTCCTCCCAGCTTCTGCTCACACTGAGTGCCGTGCTGTCGCACTACTTCTGCGGCGTGCTGATAATGCGCACCGCTATGGAGGATCCTCACCTGGCTTCCATCAATTCCACCATCGAGTACCTGGAACACCCGCACTTCGCATACTGCAAGCAGAAGAGCATCGCTGCACTTATCACTGGCACCATGTACCTGATGCACATGTTCCACGTGTTCGATCTGCTGATGCGCATGGAACCCGGCGACTGGAAACGTCAGGCGACAGGCCGTACGTACTTTGAGGGAACGGAGTCTGGTTCAACCGGACTGTTTGTTCTTTCCAAGCCAGTGGACGACTTTCTGTGCAAGTGCTGCAGTTGCTACTATAAGTTGGCCAGTTCTCAGACGCTGTACTTCCGGCCGAACGCAGATGTGGAGCAGCCACACTTTGTAGCCCGCATGTGGCAGTTTCTTGGGGATGCGCGTAAAAAGTTCTTTTCACTGCATCAGATCGAGAGTGAGGAGAGTTTTCTATCCACGCCGACAATAACCACCAGTGAATCGGATAGCACACCCGTGGTCACCGAGTACAGTCCATCCATGGAAGAGGAGCCTAATAAACCACGACGATCTGCCTCAGCCTGGCGCGGCTCCAGCGATTCCTCGAGCCTGTGGGCCAAGATCGAGGACAGAAGCACTGTAAGCCTCGCTTCAAATCGGTCGAGTCAGAGCAGCGAGGCCACAGTGAAACCCAGTGCAATGGACCGCAGGCTAACCCGGCGATCTACCCTGTGGGGAGACACCGAGAGAAGGGAGAAGTCGGAGATTCTGCTGGTGGAACAGGGTTCCAGCTATTCTCGGATCAGAACTCTAAGCAATGCGGAGTTACTCCATAAGCCAAGCGATGCAGGACAAAAGGAACAACCAGTTCCAGATGCACCCAACCCAAAGATAACTAATGGGGAAGCTACGGGATCAGACATCAAATCTTCTTCTAAACATGAAACTGGGCAAACTTAG
- the LOC6528100 gene encoding uncharacterized protein LOC6528100 has product MHRLVVIFSCCLLLVAGHLVEEYEESQELPDSTTFYPVHGFPDEGQELPGIVAETDEEIEKDAHKINWLPVWEEQEHIRFARQVTEKTVGTTATPEQSTAKDILLPKENKECPTSAERGLTNLIRVARPLLPASQLKNILANAVEDPQVRELIKLLRSDGFKTQVQLLRASKQHQQLHNYVCRRLKLDPTYYAEFVRVFLDLHISDPPTSKLPNRRPGVRGLLQDLRDALPRATLRDLYLRLYSSDSELSNAVRLIRGSEFRRLLRDLRQVKEYRYLAADLEKTGVPLRQLQQLMATALGWTTLDMGGETVIWSL; this is encoded by the exons ATGCATCGATTGGTGGTCATATTCAGTTGCTGCCTCCTTTTGGTCGCAGGACATCTGGTGGAGGAGTACGAGGAGTCCCAG GAGCTCCCTGATAGCACCACCTTTTACCCTGTCCATGGCTTTCCAGATGAAGGTCAAGAGCTACCCGGCATAGTCGCGGAGACCGATGAGGAGATTGAAAAGGATGCCCACAAGATCAACTGGCTGCCCGTGTGGGAGGAACAGGAGCATATACGCTTTGCGCGGCAAGTGACCGAGAAGACAGTTGGCACCACAGCCACTCCCGAGCAGTCCACAGCCAAGGATATCCTGCTGCCCAAGGAGAACAAGGAGTGCCCCACCAGTGCCGAGCGTGGACTAACGAATCTCATTCGCGTGGCTCGTCCACTTTTGCCCGCTTCCCAACTGAAAAACATCTTGGCCAATGCCGTTGAGGATCCCCAGGTTCGGGAGCTGATCAAGTTGCTCCGCAGCGATGGCTTCAAGACGCAAGTCCAACTGCTGAGGGCCAGcaagcagcaccagcagctccACAACTATGTCTGCCGGCGGCTCAAACTGGATCCCACCTACTACGCGGAGTTCGTGCGAGTGTTCCTCGACCTTCACATTTCCGACCCACCGACCAGCAAGTTGCCCAACCGCCGCCCCGGAGTCCGCGGACTCCTCCAGGATCTCCGTGACGCCCTGCCCCGCGCCACCCTTCGGGATTTGTACCTGCGGCTCTACTCCTCCGACTCGGAGCTCTCGAACGCCGTCCGCCTCATCCGTGGCTCCGAGTTCCGGCGCTTGCTGCGCGATCTGCGCCAAGTGAAGGAGTACCGCTACCTGGCCGCCGATCTGGAGAAGACTGGTGTGCCGCTgcgccagctgcagcagctgatGGCTACTGCCCTCGGCTGGACCACCCTGGACATGGGCGGGGAGACTGTCATCTGGAGTCTTTAG
- the LOC6528099 gene encoding uncharacterized protein LOC6528099 isoform X1: MNQVWVFFKLIEVVLGSACMFFHIRGSSYWPERTPHVILYCATFSSFTALAALGAFRLMLARSSVLSSQLLLTLSAVLSHYFCGVLIMRTAMEDPHLASINSTIEYLEHPHFAYCKQKSIAALITGTMYLMHMFHVFDLLMRMEPGDWKRQATGRTYFEGTESGSTGLFVLSKPVDDFLCKCCSCYYKLASSQTLYFRPNADVEQPHFVARMWQFLGDARKKFFSLHQIESEESFLSTPTITTSESDSTPVVTEYSPSMEEEPNKPRRSASAWRGSSDSSSLWAKIEDRSTVSLASNRSSQSSEATVKPSAMDRRLTRRSTLWGDTERREKSEILLVEQGSSYSRIRTLSNAELLHKPSDAGQKEQPVPDAPNPKITNGEATGSDIKSSSKHETGQT, encoded by the coding sequence ATGAACCAGGTTTGGGTGTTCTTTAAGCTCATCGAGGTGGTGCTGGGCAGTGCTTGTATGTTTTTCCACATACGGGGCTCTTCCTACTGGCCAGAGCGCACTCCGCATGTCATCCTATACTGCGCCACATTTTCCTCCTTCACGGCACTCGCCGCTCTAGGTGCGTTCCGGCTGATGCTGGCTAGGAGTTCGGTGCTCTCCTCCCAGCTTCTGCTCACACTGAGTGCCGTGCTGTCGCACTACTTCTGCGGCGTGCTGATAATGCGCACCGCTATGGAGGATCCTCACCTGGCTTCCATCAATTCCACCATCGAGTACCTGGAACACCCGCACTTCGCATACTGCAAGCAGAAGAGCATCGCTGCACTTATCACTGGCACCATGTACCTGATGCACATGTTCCACGTGTTCGATCTGCTGATGCGCATGGAACCCGGCGACTGGAAACGTCAGGCGACAGGCCGTACGTACTTTGAGGGAACGGAGTCTGGTTCAACCGGACTGTTTGTTCTTTCCAAGCCAGTGGACGACTTTCTGTGCAAGTGCTGCAGTTGCTACTATAAGTTGGCCAGTTCTCAGACGCTGTACTTCCGGCCGAACGCAGATGTGGAGCAGCCACACTTTGTAGCCCGCATGTGGCAGTTTCTTGGGGATGCGCGTAAAAAGTTCTTTTCACTGCATCAGATCGAGAGTGAGGAGAGTTTTCTATCCACGCCGACAATAACCACCAGTGAATCGGATAGCACACCCGTGGTCACCGAGTACAGTCCATCCATGGAAGAGGAGCCTAATAAACCACGACGATCTGCCTCAGCCTGGCGCGGCTCCAGCGATTCCTCGAGCCTGTGGGCCAAGATCGAGGACAGAAGCACTGTAAGCCTCGCTTCAAATCGGTCGAGTCAGAGCAGCGAGGCCACAGTGAAACCCAGTGCAATGGACCGCAGGCTAACCCGGCGATCTACCCTGTGGGGAGACACCGAGAGAAGGGAGAAGTCGGAGATTCTGCTGGTGGAACAGGGTTCCAGCTATTCTCGGATCAGAACTCTAAGCAATGCGGAGTTACTCCATAAGCCAAGCGATGCAGGACAAAAGGAACAACCAGTTCCAGATGCACCCAACCCAAAGATAACTAATGGGGAAGCTACGGGATCAGACATCAAATCTTCTTCTAAACATGAAACTGGGCAAACTTAG